From the genome of Mycoplasma putrefaciens KS1, one region includes:
- a CDS encoding HAD-IC family P-type ATPase, with the protein MFKKKTKQEQLKYSHQDYVFKVSKTNVNKLEKLLGSNIGLDDQQRELNTLKFKNNYIVTKKFEVIKKLLEALFEPFNILLWIIGILELIIYLVVDNNIITLISAIMIIFMIFLASTVDFIQEYKAYQTNIKLNKMIENHFFVLNNQITDFSNLTFEKIKSNLIELEQSKLTIGDVILLNKGDIVPSDCRIIWNDNLYVDQSTLTGENQAIRKDINNKNKTLITLENILFKETTVLSGTCLAVVINVGENNYANSLLKIADDESLTDYEKSMRRITKILVVFILTLVPIITIISLFKNGFLTWSSAIIFGLSIAVSLTPEALPAIISSNLKLASKKLSKQKVVVKKLSVIQNMGLVNVFATDKTGTLTLENIKLTDYKNINNNSSDKLKKYLFYNAYYQKNLFNSIDKAILNSILDVDLSKISLIDEQQFSHETRINSVLINDSKQTIQITKGSAEEVLEIISFVYKDNKVIKLTKKLKSEILDQVNYWTKKGYRVILIASKITDTIQNSNLVYQGLAVFEEILKPDVDKTIQTFKKYGIEIKVLTGDSKNTTKHITDKIKINSSKLISGQQLEKLNSLELDELVQSVNIFYKLSPFQKAQIIQSLKKENVVAYLADGVNDAVALKKADVGISVNNATPLAKASADVILLEKDLDVLENAFIKGRQTFANAIKYIKITVASNFGIMLTLLIAAMWLNFEAMSPVQLLIQNLIFDFANLIFVFDNVDEISIQKPKKWNFKTIIPFGLFNGLVQTIISLINFFVLYFAFDLKGQNPDVINQFQTAYFIEAVLTHIVIILVFRTEQIAFIKSMPSKQMIFGMLFFATLPFIIVFANIYSSNLFNFELINNGLNCWLLILLGLEIFAWVLAEIFKKVYKVIFKSWL; encoded by the coding sequence ATGTTTAAGAAAAAGACTAAACAAGAACAGTTAAAGTATAGTCATCAAGATTATGTTTTCAAAGTATCTAAAACTAATGTTAATAAATTAGAAAAACTTTTAGGATCTAATATCGGACTTGATGACCAACAAAGAGAGCTAAACACTTTAAAATTTAAAAATAATTATATAGTTACTAAAAAATTTGAAGTTATCAAAAAGTTATTAGAAGCTCTGTTTGAACCTTTTAATATTTTGTTATGAATCATAGGTATTTTAGAACTTATTATTTATTTAGTTGTTGATAATAATATCATTACTTTAATATCAGCAATTATGATTATTTTTATGATCTTTTTAGCTAGTACTGTTGATTTTATTCAAGAATATAAAGCTTATCAAACTAATATTAAATTAAATAAAATGATAGAGAATCACTTTTTTGTTTTAAATAATCAAATTACTGATTTTAGTAATTTGACTTTTGAAAAAATAAAATCTAATTTAATAGAACTAGAACAGTCGAAATTAACAATAGGTGATGTTATTTTATTAAATAAAGGCGATATTGTTCCAAGTGATTGTCGTATTATTTGAAATGATAATTTATATGTTGATCAGTCAACTTTAACTGGTGAAAATCAAGCAATTAGAAAAGATATTAATAATAAAAACAAAACCTTAATTACTTTAGAAAATATTTTATTTAAAGAAACTACTGTATTATCTGGAACATGTTTAGCTGTGGTTATAAATGTTGGAGAAAATAACTATGCAAATTCATTATTAAAAATAGCCGATGATGAATCATTAACTGATTATGAAAAATCAATGAGAAGAATTACTAAAATCTTAGTAGTTTTTATATTAACTTTAGTTCCTATCATTACAATTATTTCATTATTTAAAAATGGTTTTTTAACCTGAAGTTCAGCAATTATTTTTGGACTTTCGATTGCTGTGTCTTTAACTCCTGAAGCATTACCTGCAATTATTTCATCTAATTTAAAACTAGCAAGTAAAAAATTATCTAAACAAAAAGTAGTTGTTAAAAAACTATCTGTAATTCAAAATATGGGTTTAGTTAATGTTTTTGCAACTGATAAAACTGGTACTTTAACATTAGAAAATATTAAATTAACTGATTATAAAAATATTAATAATAACAGTTCTGATAAATTAAAAAAGTATTTATTTTATAATGCTTATTATCAAAAGAACTTGTTTAATAGTATTGATAAAGCAATTCTTAATTCTATTTTAGATGTAGATTTATCAAAGATAAGTTTAATAGATGAACAACAATTTAGTCATGAAACTAGAATTAATTCAGTTTTAATTAATGATAGCAAGCAAACTATTCAAATTACTAAAGGTAGTGCTGAAGAGGTTTTAGAAATTATTTCTTTTGTTTATAAAGATAATAAGGTTATTAAACTTACTAAAAAGTTAAAATCTGAGATTTTAGATCAGGTTAATTATTGAACAAAAAAAGGATATAGAGTTATTTTAATTGCTTCTAAAATAACTGATACTATTCAAAATAGTAATTTAGTTTATCAAGGTTTAGCAGTTTTTGAAGAAATTTTAAAACCAGATGTAGACAAAACAATTCAAACGTTTAAAAAATATGGTATTGAGATAAAAGTTTTAACAGGTGATTCAAAAAATACCACTAAACATATTACTGATAAGATTAAGATTAATTCATCCAAACTTATTTCAGGTCAACAACTAGAAAAGTTAAATTCTTTAGAGTTAGATGAATTAGTTCAATCAGTTAACATTTTTTATAAATTATCTCCATTTCAAAAAGCTCAAATAATTCAAAGCTTAAAAAAAGAGAATGTAGTTGCCTATTTAGCAGATGGAGTTAATGATGCTGTTGCACTTAAAAAAGCTGATGTTGGAATTTCAGTTAACAATGCTACTCCACTAGCTAAAGCAAGTGCTGATGTTATTTTGTTAGAAAAAGATTTAGATGTCTTAGAAAATGCTTTTATTAAAGGAAGACAAACCTTTGCTAATGCTATTAAATATATCAAAATTACTGTAGCATCAAATTTTGGAATTATGTTAACTTTATTAATTGCAGCTATGTGATTAAATTTTGAAGCAATGTCACCAGTTCAGCTTTTAATTCAAAATCTAATTTTTGATTTTGCTAACCTAATCTTTGTTTTTGACAACGTTGATGAGATTAGTATTCAAAAACCTAAAAAATGAAATTTTAAAACGATTATTCCCTTTGGTTTATTTAATGGATTAGTTCAAACGATCATTAGTCTTATTAACTTTTTTGTTTTATACTTTGCTTTTGATCTTAAAGGACAAAATCCCGATGTTATTAATCAATTTCAAACAGCTTATTTTATTGAAGCGGTTTTAACTCACATTGTGATAATTTTAGTGTTTAGAACTGAACAAATTGCATTTATTAAATCTATGCCATCAAAACAAATGATTTTTGGTATGCTATTTTTTGCTACATTACCTTTTATAATTGTTTTTGCTAATATTTATTCAAGCAATCTTTTTAACTTTGAATTAATAAATAATGGTTTAAATTGCTGACTTTTAATCCTATTAGGCTTGGAAATATTTGCTTGAGTTTTAGCTGAAATATTTAAAAAAGTTTATAAAGTAATCTTTAAATCTTGATTATAG
- a CDS encoding HU family DNA-binding protein, giving the protein MKKEREMAKPLSLFVARMFLVFFFISLIATIVLKFANVWSSSTNGGGKPDPKFLWSLNNFSLMFNGTFVWGTSDLDMFLNILLVTLVPLCLFFSLLAYIHYYKHQPAVEHKKSASKKMAKNSSSEMKHKDPVKQEKKATIIQTPVSENIIIIPSDSMITNKVHEEKPKPKTVKKENVKAAEPIKMVAEEPFEDILELVSVKKVRKPAKKYPQVTKAALLESLYSSEELKSMTKVDVKEVFENAFTVLKKHLENGEEILIPKFGKFEVVEREARESFNPQTREKINIPAHRVVKFQVAKSVKEKMNPNR; this is encoded by the coding sequence ATGAAAAAAGAACGTGAAATGGCTAAACCCTTGTCATTGTTTGTTGCTAGAATGTTCTTAGTGTTTTTTTTCATTTCTTTAATAGCAACTATAGTTCTTAAATTTGCTAATGTATGATCATCATCAACAAATGGTGGTGGAAAACCTGATCCAAAATTTTTATGATCATTAAATAATTTCAGTTTGATGTTTAATGGTACTTTCGTGTGAGGTACTAGCGATCTTGACATGTTTTTAAACATTTTACTAGTTACATTAGTTCCTTTATGCTTATTCTTTTCATTACTTGCTTATATTCATTATTACAAACACCAACCAGCTGTAGAACACAAAAAATCTGCATCTAAAAAAATGGCTAAAAACTCAAGTTCTGAAATGAAACACAAAGACCCTGTTAAGCAAGAAAAGAAAGCTACAATTATTCAAACTCCTGTTTCTGAAAACATTATAATTATTCCAAGTGATTCAATGATAACAAATAAAGTTCATGAAGAAAAACCAAAACCAAAAACCGTTAAAAAAGAAAATGTTAAGGCTGCTGAACCAATTAAAATGGTGGCTGAAGAACCATTTGAAGACATTTTAGAATTAGTGTCTGTTAAAAAAGTTCGTAAACCAGCTAAGAAATACCCACAAGTTACTAAAGCGGCTCTTTTAGAATCTTTATATTCTTCAGAAGAACTAAAATCAATGACTAAAGTCGATGTTAAAGAAGTGTTTGAAAATGCATTCACTGTTCTTAAAAAACACTTAGAAAATGGTGAAGAAATCTTAATTCCTAAATTTGGTAAATTTGAAGTTGTTGAACGTGAAGCTAGAGAATCATTCAACCCTCAAACTAGAGAAAAAATTAATATTCCAGCACACAGAGTTGTTAAATTCCAAGTTGCCAAATCAGTTAAAGAAAAAATGAATCCTAACCGTTAA